The following proteins come from a genomic window of Diorhabda carinulata isolate Delta chromosome X, icDioCari1.1, whole genome shotgun sequence:
- the LOC130902169 gene encoding glutaminyl-peptide cyclotransferase isoform X1 has product MLSTVLKSFLLASVFFEGSYSQLRNIQMNHKGSKLSGNGIKYLAGLSNINYINEILDNILIQRVVGTPGHQKVFDYINKELKDLNWTVDIDEFTDATPKGPLKFKNIIATLNPNAERYLVLACHYDSKYFENIVFVGAIDSAVPCAMMLNLIKVMDKELKSIQLNDLNLKLIFFDGEEAFEEWGPQDSIYGAKHLAQTYQNSKTKSLISGEDITEIDKIDIFVLLDLIGHEKTQFLSTFTDTESWYLRLVDIEDRLKNLRLLGYPRKTYFRKRRAQYEIEDDHIPFLRRNVPILHLISIPFGSIWHTAYDNRSAVDMTTVENINKILRIFVAEYLNIDLRNTESIPEKEL; this is encoded by the exons ATGTTATCCACTGTTCTAAAATCTTTTCTCTTAGCTTCAGTATTTTTTGAAGGAAGCTACAGCCAATTGAGAAATATTCAG ATGAATCATAAAGGTAGTAAATTATCTGGAAATGGTATAAAATACTTGGCAGGTCTTTCTAATATCAATTATATCAATGAAATATTGGACAATATCTTAATACAAAGAGTAGTGGGAACTCCTGGCCACCAGAAAGTTTTcgattatataaataaagaattaaagGATCTTAATTGGACTGTAGATATTGATGAATTTACAGATGCAACCCCAAAGGGTcctttgaaatttaaaaatatcatagcAACTCTAAATCCAAATGCTGAACGATATTTGGTTTTAGCTTGCCATTATGacagtaaatattttgaaaatattgtttttgtag GTGCAATAGATTCAGCTGTACCATGTGCTATGATGTTGAATCTGATAAAAGTCATGGATAAAGAATTGAAATCAATTCagttaaatgatttaaatttaaaattaatattctttgaCGGAGAAGAAGCTTTTGAGGAATGGGGACCACAGGATTCAATATATGGAGCAAAGCATTTAGCACAAACATATCAGAACTCAAAAACAAAGAGTTTGATTTCTGGTGAAGACATTACTGAAATTGACAAAATAGACATATTTGTACTTCTAGATTTGATTGGTCATGAAAAAACCCAATTTTTAAGTACCTTTACTGATACAGAAAGTTG GTATTTGCGCCTAGTGGATATAGAAGatagattaaaaaatttgagGCTATTAGGGTATCCGAGAAAAACTTACTTTAGAAAAAGAAGAGCACAATATGAGATTGAAGATGATCATATTCCATTTTTAAGAAGAA atgttCCAATTCTCCATTTGATTTCAATACCGTTTGGCAGTATTTGGCATACAGCATATGACAATCGAAGTGCGGTTGATATGACAACTgtggaaaatattaacaaaattttacgaattttcgTGGCCGAATACTTGAATAT TGACCTGAGAAATACTGAGTCAATACCCGAAAAAGAATTATAG
- the LOC130902169 gene encoding glutaminyl-peptide cyclotransferase isoform X2, with amino-acid sequence MLSTVLKSFLLASVFFEGSYSQLRNIQMNHKGSKLSGNGIKYLAGLSNINYINEILDNILIQRVVGTPGHQKVFDYINKELKDLNWTVDIDEFTDATPKGPLKFKNIIATLNPNAERYLVLACHYDSKYFENIVFVGAIDSAVPCAMMLNLIKVMDKELKSIQLNDLNLKLIFFDGEEAFEEWGPQDSIYGAKHLAQTYQNSKTKSLISGEDITEIDKIDIFVLLDLIGHEKTQFLSTFTDTESWYLRLVDIEDRLKNLRLLGYPRKTYFRKRRAQYEIEDDHIPFLRRNVPILHLISIPFGSIWHTAYDNRSAVDMTTVENINKILRIFVAEYLNITMIP; translated from the exons ATGTTATCCACTGTTCTAAAATCTTTTCTCTTAGCTTCAGTATTTTTTGAAGGAAGCTACAGCCAATTGAGAAATATTCAG ATGAATCATAAAGGTAGTAAATTATCTGGAAATGGTATAAAATACTTGGCAGGTCTTTCTAATATCAATTATATCAATGAAATATTGGACAATATCTTAATACAAAGAGTAGTGGGAACTCCTGGCCACCAGAAAGTTTTcgattatataaataaagaattaaagGATCTTAATTGGACTGTAGATATTGATGAATTTACAGATGCAACCCCAAAGGGTcctttgaaatttaaaaatatcatagcAACTCTAAATCCAAATGCTGAACGATATTTGGTTTTAGCTTGCCATTATGacagtaaatattttgaaaatattgtttttgtag GTGCAATAGATTCAGCTGTACCATGTGCTATGATGTTGAATCTGATAAAAGTCATGGATAAAGAATTGAAATCAATTCagttaaatgatttaaatttaaaattaatattctttgaCGGAGAAGAAGCTTTTGAGGAATGGGGACCACAGGATTCAATATATGGAGCAAAGCATTTAGCACAAACATATCAGAACTCAAAAACAAAGAGTTTGATTTCTGGTGAAGACATTACTGAAATTGACAAAATAGACATATTTGTACTTCTAGATTTGATTGGTCATGAAAAAACCCAATTTTTAAGTACCTTTACTGATACAGAAAGTTG GTATTTGCGCCTAGTGGATATAGAAGatagattaaaaaatttgagGCTATTAGGGTATCCGAGAAAAACTTACTTTAGAAAAAGAAGAGCACAATATGAGATTGAAGATGATCATATTCCATTTTTAAGAAGAA atgttCCAATTCTCCATTTGATTTCAATACCGTTTGGCAGTATTTGGCATACAGCATATGACAATCGAAGTGCGGTTGATATGACAACTgtggaaaatattaacaaaattttacgaattttcgTGGCCGAATACTTGAATAT AACAATGATACCTTAA
- the LOC130902169 gene encoding glutaminyl-peptide cyclotransferase isoform X3, with product MNHKGSKLSGNGIKYLAGLSNINYINEILDNILIQRVVGTPGHQKVFDYINKELKDLNWTVDIDEFTDATPKGPLKFKNIIATLNPNAERYLVLACHYDSKYFENIVFVGAIDSAVPCAMMLNLIKVMDKELKSIQLNDLNLKLIFFDGEEAFEEWGPQDSIYGAKHLAQTYQNSKTKSLISGEDITEIDKIDIFVLLDLIGHEKTQFLSTFTDTESWYLRLVDIEDRLKNLRLLGYPRKTYFRKRRAQYEIEDDHIPFLRRNVPILHLISIPFGSIWHTAYDNRSAVDMTTVENINKILRIFVAEYLNIDLRNTESIPEKEL from the exons ATGAATCATAAAGGTAGTAAATTATCTGGAAATGGTATAAAATACTTGGCAGGTCTTTCTAATATCAATTATATCAATGAAATATTGGACAATATCTTAATACAAAGAGTAGTGGGAACTCCTGGCCACCAGAAAGTTTTcgattatataaataaagaattaaagGATCTTAATTGGACTGTAGATATTGATGAATTTACAGATGCAACCCCAAAGGGTcctttgaaatttaaaaatatcatagcAACTCTAAATCCAAATGCTGAACGATATTTGGTTTTAGCTTGCCATTATGacagtaaatattttgaaaatattgtttttgtag GTGCAATAGATTCAGCTGTACCATGTGCTATGATGTTGAATCTGATAAAAGTCATGGATAAAGAATTGAAATCAATTCagttaaatgatttaaatttaaaattaatattctttgaCGGAGAAGAAGCTTTTGAGGAATGGGGACCACAGGATTCAATATATGGAGCAAAGCATTTAGCACAAACATATCAGAACTCAAAAACAAAGAGTTTGATTTCTGGTGAAGACATTACTGAAATTGACAAAATAGACATATTTGTACTTCTAGATTTGATTGGTCATGAAAAAACCCAATTTTTAAGTACCTTTACTGATACAGAAAGTTG GTATTTGCGCCTAGTGGATATAGAAGatagattaaaaaatttgagGCTATTAGGGTATCCGAGAAAAACTTACTTTAGAAAAAGAAGAGCACAATATGAGATTGAAGATGATCATATTCCATTTTTAAGAAGAA atgttCCAATTCTCCATTTGATTTCAATACCGTTTGGCAGTATTTGGCATACAGCATATGACAATCGAAGTGCGGTTGATATGACAACTgtggaaaatattaacaaaattttacgaattttcgTGGCCGAATACTTGAATAT TGACCTGAGAAATACTGAGTCAATACCCGAAAAAGAATTATAG